The DNA segment TTGTACGGACGTGTCAGGATCGTATGTGATATACGCACCAGTCGATATGACGGCTATGGACGTTGTCCTTAGCGGTGGAGATCCAGATTACGTGGCTTTGTTACCATCCGGGTTTGCTATATTGCCTGATGGTGGAGAAGGAGGAAATGCTAGTGCCGGAGCTGAAGGAGGAGGAAATAATCGTGTGGTGGTTAATGCCGGTTCACTACTAACCGTAGCGTTTCAGATAATTGTTGACTCTGTTCCAACCGCTAAACTCTCTCTAGGGTCAGTGGCTACAGTCAATAGTCTGATCAAATGCACCGTCGAGCGGATCAAAGGTGCGCTGGCATGCAATGCGACGGAGCTTGATCCAAGTTATTCATGTGAGCAGTTTTTTCtgtatgtttattaattattatcgGTTATTAAACGTGATTAACTTATGTTTTGGTATGTGTCTATGCAGAAGTGAAGGGAGGTTTAGGAGTTTTTTAATGGTAATATTTGTGTTCTTGTTCTAATAGTCGTGTGAGATTCTCCAAAGGAAGTCAAGAACGCACCATTTTGCGTTTAACCTCATTGCGCGTTTGTTTACGGGTGGGCCAAGAAGAGGTTTGAGAAAGAAAGGGTAAAGAGGTTCGGGTATTGACTTCTGCTggaaaccaaaaagaaaaagaaacggTTGTTGTGGTTCAGGCGGTTTAGTGTTTTGCGTTTTCtctgttatttattttattattcactAGCGAAACATGTTAGCGTTTTTGCGTATTGCGTCTACTTTCAAAGTGTACGCTGCTACTCTTTGTTATTATTAAGCCAATCTTGTAGTACTGGTGTTATAAGATTGTTTATGAAACTGTGTTTATTAGTCTGTACTTTATGCTTTCTTGCAAAGAGGATGTAATATTCCCTCTTGTATTGTATCAGAACAAGGTTGAATGAATGAAATTAagcggtgttacaaaaaaaaaaaaaaaaaactgtgctGTATGTTTTGTTCCAAACCAGCATTATTAGGTTCTTTAGTAATCACAAATTCttgtagtttatattttgagtTTTCAGGGAATTTCAAAATTCACAATATATTGATGAGAAACATCCCACATCggaaatataagaaataatctactactatataaagggttagggccaatccactaattgccaattggttttgagttggaagcccataataaacccgaatctaacatggtatcaaaGCGATAAGATCCTTTGACCTAATTTACTACAATTACTACTACTATACTGATGTTGGGCCCTGATGTTGGGCCCTCTGTGGATGTTATTCCCACATTGTCCACGCTTCAGACCTAGATGTCTGAGCGTGAGGGAGTGTATTGATGAGAAACATCCCACATCggaaatataagaaataatctactactatataaagggttaggaccaatccactaattgccaattggttttgagttggaagcccataataaacccgaatctaacacaATACAATTCATAATTTGGGCTGTCGTTTTGTCGAAGACGATAATGCTACAATGATATGTCCAGTACTGTGTGATATACATACGTGCCTTGTTGCCActagtaatttaaaaaaatatcgtcGTCGGTCCTGGAAGTCTCAAGTCATTTTCTTTAGAAGTGACCCatgatataaattaatagatCAATCAtccccaaacaaaaaaaaaacatatagatTCGGCTGGTCCATCCAAATCCTGTATACTATTGCCAGTTTTCATCTGTCagaattataaaattttcaaatcaagTAGCTCTGAATTGGTGAAATATCATTATCAAACAGAAATGGAACAACCCACTACTAGTTTTCATTCTCTATATAACCTCTACTCTTTAAATAACGTCAATACAGCAAGTGAACCTCCcaaaaaatatagtttcaatgaaaacaaaaccatcaATGTATCTTTCTCTCATATCATTCTTGTTCCTCTGCTTCAACATCATAACCTTggcttcatcatcatcaacatggTATGATAATCATATCTCACCGAGAGAGGTTAGCCAAGAAGAAAATTTCAATTTCGGAAACGACTTCCTCTTTGGCACTGCTTCTTCTGCTTACCAGGTTCTTAAACCTagcttctttttgttttttacttcAATGCTCAGTTATTaataatctttatttttaaattagttcTGTTTGCTCATACAGTATGAGGGAGCTTACTTAACTGACGGTAAAGCCCTAAGCAATTGGGACGTTTTCACAAGCATCTCTGGTTAGATCTCATGTAACCTTTTCGTGCATTGTGATCTGAGCTAAAAGAAAAAAGCTTCTTCAAAGTTTTAGGGTTTCGTTGTCATCCTTGTTGCTCAAGTCACCATAAGAAACTTTTGTTTATTCTTGATATATATGCGAATGTATAGGAAAAATCGCAGATGGAAGCCACGGCAAAGTCTCTGTCGATCATTACCATCGATATCCGGTAACATGGCTGTAAATCTATACATCAGATATTGATCTCTTTCGATACACAAAGTTGAAGAGTATATGAATAATATAAGGAAATTGAGTGAATTCAATTATAGgcaattgattttaagttgaAAGCATATAAAACTTAACATGGTATCAAAGACTGAATATACACTTTCCAACCTGAACCAAAATGAATCTGGTCCATCAAAGGAGACCCGATCGATCTTGAACCGGCATGACCTGAATTTTTCGGACAGTCTGACTAGAACTGAAttctatattaaaatattgtcaAGATTAAAGGTTATACAGACCATCATCTCGAAAGAATGTGTGCATAAAAAGAATATAATTTTGATGGGACAAGAGTAATATACAAAGAACTTAGACCATTCTATTTATTTTCAATTAGTTTTATGTTAACACGAAACTTAAagaaaaactttcttcaaaGTAAAAAAAGTTGTGATTCTAACTTTAACAGGGAGACTTGGATCTGAAGAAAGATCTTGGAGTTAATAGCTATCGATTTTCTTTATCGTGGGCTCGGATTCTTCCAAGTGAGAATATCTGTTTTCGATCGCTCTTGATCTAAAGTCTTTTTTCGTTCTTTTTTCAAAACGCTTTTGTGTTTTTGCAGAGGGAAGATTTGGAGATGTGAACATGGAAGGTATTAATCATTACAACAGAATGATCAATGCTATTCTCAAAAGAGGTAATAATTGATAGATTCTCTCGAAAAAAGTACAACCAAAACTTAGCTCAACATCATTCACAGGGATGGAGCCATTTGTCACGTTGACACATTATGACATGCCTCAAGAACTCGAATGTAGATATGGAAGTTGGCTAAACCCGCAAATCCGGTAATTAAGTATATGTTCACTGTTTACACACAGATGTTAGGTGACAAAACtgacaaaaaatattgtttttctaGGGAAGATTTCGAACATTACGCAGAGATATGCTTCCGACACTTTGGGAATAGAGTTAAGTTCTGGACTACGTTTAACGAACCGAACGTTCAAGTGATTTTGGGTTATCGTAAAGGGACTTACCCGCCATCACGTTGTTCCAAAACTTTCGCAAACTGCACACGTGGCGGTTCCGACATAGAGCCACTTGTCGCTGCTCATAATATCATCCGCTCACATTTTGCCGCGGTCAGCTTATACCGGGAAAGATTTCAGGTAACCATACATGAAACTACAGAACGGTTTAACTCAGTCAGTATAGCCGGTTCTGGGCACAACCAATTGAAACATTCGTCTTGGATCCTAAATTTTAAAGAGCTATTATACATAGGTCATAGGTCGCATCACGTATGGCCTCTAAATtgtcgatttttttttatcaagatAGATAGTGTTATGTTTATGGTCCCATAAATCTCAGAACCGGTCCTAAGTTAGTGTCGATTTCATTTATATAGGAACAAGGAGGAAAGATCGGTATTGTTATGAACGCGATCTGGTTTGAACCGGTTAGTGACTCTTTAGCAGATAGTTTAGCTGCTGAGAGAGCTCAAGCTTTCTACTTGACTTGGTAAGATTCTGATTTCAACCTTATAACTAATTAGTATCGAACTTTTAACCTATTGAAAGAGTGCAAAAAATGTAGGTTCTTAGACCCGATTGTGTTTGGAAGATATCCAAGAGAAATGCAAGAAATTCTTGGACAAGATCTTCCGAAGTTTACGAGGGATGATCTTAAAAGCTCAAAGAATGGATTAGACTTCATTGGGATTAATCAGTACACAAGCAGATACGCTAAAGATTGTCTGCACTCAGTATGTGAACCGGGCAAAGGAGGTTCCAGAGCTGAAGGTTTCGTCCATTCAAACGCTCTTAAAGACGGTTTAGCTTTAGGAGAACCGGTAATATGTAGACCAACCAgttcaaaataaaacatagtactTTCAGAAACACCTTTGAGGTTGTTTTTTTTGGTGTGTATGGTAATGACGCAGACCGGAGTAAACTGGTTTAATGTTTATCCTCAAGGAATGGAAGAGATGTTGATGTATGCAACAGAGCAATACAAAAACATTCCATTGTATGTAACAGAAAATGGTAAGGATGTGCCCTAAGCTAGCTAAACTGTGTATGAGTT comes from the Brassica rapa cultivar Chiifu-401-42 chromosome A01, CAAS_Brap_v3.01, whole genome shotgun sequence genome and includes:
- the LOC103859429 gene encoding beta-glucosidase 47, which produces MKTKPSMYLSLISFLFLCFNIITLASSSSTWYDNHISPREVSQEENFNFGNDFLFGTASSAYQYEGAYLTDGKALSNWDVFTSISGKIADGSHGKVSVDHYHRYPGDLDLKKDLGVNSYRFSLSWARILPKGRFGDVNMEGINHYNRMINAILKRGMEPFVTLTHYDMPQELECRYGSWLNPQIREDFEHYAEICFRHFGNRVKFWTTFNEPNVQVILGYRKGTYPPSRCSKTFANCTRGGSDIEPLVAAHNIIRSHFAAVSLYRERFQEQGGKIGIVMNAIWFEPVSDSLADSLAAERAQAFYLTWFLDPIVFGRYPREMQEILGQDLPKFTRDDLKSSKNGLDFIGINQYTSRYAKDCLHSVCEPGKGGSRAEGFVHSNALKDGLALGEPTGVNWFNVYPQGMEEMLMYATEQYKNIPLYVTENGFGENSTGVLLNDYRRVKFMSNYLDALKRAMRKGADVGGYFTWSLLDNFEWISGYTVRFGMYHVDFNTLERTPRLSASWYKNFISKHMSSQSKDDA